The genomic region aaaatgAATTTTATAATTGAAATATACAAATGATTATCTAAGATGATTGTATGTGATATAAGGTCATCGACTAAGGTTCAAATTCCTGTTGATGCATTTAGTGGATTCAAACCTTGGGTGACTTTGATGAACTAGATCCCCCTGGGTGACTTTGACAAACTAAATCCCTCTACAGTTTAGATTTATACTTGTTCaaattattttcataaaaaatagtTATTTATTGTTTGCTTTAAAAGATATTTTCATTAAAAGAACTTTGAAAGATGGAAAAACATTTGAATATAAAAGTTGATTGATAGAAAACgacttttaaattaaattttaagaaGATATATAAAAATGAATTGTATAATATAAGAGATCTTGAATCTAatctttttaatatattaaattgaaaaaattaaactCACCTTTGTAAAATGGTTTTTATGATACTTTTTTATCATATATtattatgatattataatataatattttttatttatttaaaaataataacaatCAATTTTTccattatatggattaaaatattatattctttGGGTGTATATCATTTGTTAGATAtgtttgatagatttttttttaattgaaagatTTAGTAGAATTTTGaagttcattttatttttattttctctatttgtTATGAGATTAGAGGGGTTTCTCTTGACTCTTCATTCATATTATTATCTCCATAATTTTATACAGCTTACAAAGATCAAAGATGTTTAACTCTCTTTTTCAAAGATGTTTGACCTTTGTAAACATTTAGACAAGACTTTGCTTTCACAACGGacttatataattaattttttattctctctttttcttcttcaaaattgaaTAATGAGCAACTTCATTATATGTTCATATATATGAAAAGATCCTTGaagcataaaaaaaaatattcatttttatTTACATCATTTAATGCATGTCTATTATTATTGTGCTCTTTTAAATTCACTCCAATTCCCCTTtacatcatctcttttaatataaaaataaaactataTGATCTCACAtattagttttaattttttataagcgttaatatcattagatttatattTTACTTTTAAATGTAACAATCAAATCACAATAGAAATTACAAACTTTCCATGatataaatcatttattaattttttCAACTACTTAAAAATGTACtaaactttcttttttttttggccaGTCTTAAACCACACAAACTAAGCAACATATTACCCCTAGAGATTATTAGTCAACTGTgaacacttttaagcctaaaagtgtattcttagtgtgaccacacaccttaaacaacatattaagcctagaaaatgtcagtcaactttgagtgttttaacacttttaagcctaaaaatgtaagctaGTGTGTGAGATTTAAGTTGTTCCCTTTTGTTTTCATATCACCACATTATTATTATTTGGTATGCTTAAAATCTCTATAAATGATTATTTTCTATTTACTATTTAAATGATAAACCATGaactaaaatattattattaattattatttttcatgaTTATAGATTCATCGAATAATTAATATAATTCTTTTAGTTTCAGCCTTAATTATACTTTtctttacattaaaaaaaaatgaccCGACTTTATTTGAATTGTATTAGAAACGATAAATTTATCCGTTTTTAACTTATTCTTAACGAATCACGATGAACAAACGAAACGGTCGGGAAAAAAAAATCACGATCGAGATTTTTTGGGGTTTTGCAGAAATTGACTGGTATGATGGAGACGGAATAATAACAATAATTAAACGGTGAAAGCAAAAGGCAAAAACGTTCACCAAAAGCTGAAACGGTGCAATATGAAGCATTCTGATCATTCACTGTAAGCTGAAAGAGAAGAGATTTAATGTCCATACGAAGCAGCAGACAATCATCGATGCATCCATTCAACTATGCTAATAACGAATATAATGCTCAGTTGCTCCCAGATGACAACTCATCCAAACCGGGAGAACTAGTACTGATCTTAATTTTAACCTTTAATGGCGGCTGCTGCTGCTGCTGTTGTCCGCCATTAAAATCGCTTCGCATCTCCAAGACCTTCTTGTGCGAATTGGAGTGAATTGAATTAACAAAAGTAGGACTTTTGGCTGGTCTGTACTCGGGGTAGAGCCTACCGGATTTGAACCTGACACCACACGCATTACAGAGGGTTTTTGGCCCCAGCGGCCCTGCCCGCCATTGCGGCGTACGCTGGCTCAGGCAGTGCGTGCAACGCCTTGGCTGCTGCACCTGCGCTCCTCCTTCTGCTCTGCGCACCTTCACACTttcttctgcctgcccatttctaTGATCTTCATATGACCACCCGCGAAAGCTCCCTGCTCTTGACCTCTTGCTGCGGGCGCGGCCAGGTACTGCGCGTTCCTTTTTCAAATCTAGCGGGTTCCAGTTCATACGACCTCCCGCTTCGGGTTCCGGTTCCGCTATCTGCTTCTCGTCGGTGATGTTAGAGGAGTCTGCAAATGAACCCAAATTGGACCTTCCCGTGAAGGAATCCTCCACGAATCCTGACATCCATTCCAGGCCTGTTCCTTCGTATAACTGTGTCAAGAAAAACAAGAAAAGCCCATAAATCCCGTGCCTGAAAGTGTAAAACTAACATAACAGGAAAAAGGAATGGAAAAAAGTTAACAGAACACTAGAGGCATTATGGCGAAGAGTTGACTATCCAGTTTCTTTGATGCATAACAATGCATAAATTATGGCTTATGAAGATAATTTATGAATTGGTATATCGTAGACACTGGATAGCTATTTCCGAAAGAGGGACAATTTCTCTGGTATAGAACTGAAGAGCAGAGAATGGACTGTAAGAGGGCTGAAAATGCAGATAGCCAGCCATTAAATTGAGTCCAGAGGAGAAGCACAATGCTAGAAAATATGGAAGAATTTTAGGTACTCAAGGACAACAGCTGTTAGTTGGTTTCTGTAAACGGTACTGAAACCCATAGAACGAGACTAATAAATGTGAAAGCGTATCAAACTATTGTAGAATCTAATTGCATGTAAGGACTTGTAGGTATGTGGTAATGTAGAGGTACAAACTGTAGCAAAAAAGAAAAGGAGGTTCAAAGGTCTTTCTTTTACAACTTATTGTAGAAACAGAGGCAACAACGAAAGAAAGAGCTCTTACCTCCCCCACATCAGAACTATGACTGACTTCTAGCAGAGAACACAAGTCATGCAAAGAATACCCAATTTATAGAATAAAGCATTTGGTTCTTTAAATTCAGTTTATCCATTAACAGTATCACTTTGGTGGAAGCAGCTATCCAGTTCCTAAAATATAGGAATATAAAAAATGATTGTGTATGAGAGTAATTTATGAATTGGTAAATCATAGAAACTGGATAGCTATTTCCCACCTTGACGTTCTTAAAGAGTTTGGATAAAGCCCAAAATACAGAAAGTTGGTAGTCATGATGTTTCTATATATAGAATGAAAAGGGAAGGAACCAATCACAACTGTGACTGACTTCTACCAGAGAACTAAAACACCCAATTGAATTAACAAGTCAGGCAAAGAATACCCAATTCACAGAATTCAGCATTTGGTTCTTTAAATTCAGTTTATCCATTAACAGTAGCTTAGGGAGTTTGGGTAAGCCCAAACTACATAATGCTCATAAAGTTGCCAGTGATGGATTGATGTATGAAAAGGGAAGAAACCAAATTATGAACTTACTGGTGGGCAAAGGGTGAAGTCCTCGCTTGGGAAGGAGGAAGTCCATATACCATGCTGTGGAACCGTTTCAGAGGAAGCAGAGGAAAGAGTGGGTTCAGAGGGAATAGGACCAGCAATCTCCTCATTAGAGAACTCAGACAAATCCTCAATGCGGAACACATCTCCAAAGGAGCTCAAATCTATGGTCTCTGCACCCCAGCCCAGGGGGCTAGCTAGGCTAGGAAGATCTCCAAAACAGGAAGGAACATTAAACTCCATGCTCATCAAACCAAATTGAAACAACCCAACAAAAGTATTATCCTATCTTCAAGCAATAAAGTATGAGCAGCCCTTAAAAAGGCTTCTTAGAGACTGCCATTAACAGTGCAGCACGAAATCAGGAAACCTAATCAAACTAACAATTCGCATTGTATGGAGCAATGGAGCTGATAAACAGTAAGACCCATGTAATAAAATGATTGTACATTGCACCGACTGCAGATTTCTGCTCTGAAGCTCATAATTTAAAGCTGTATTAAGGGTGATAAATTCTTATGTCGATTTGCAGAATAAAGGGGCAAAAAAATATCAGCAAAGAGCCCACACTCGCTATCAGCCGTATGCGGTTCTCAACCCTTGCTGGAGGCTCTAACTTCGAGGTTTCTGTCGGCAAGGACGATCGTCTATTTAAATGCCGCCATGTACTCCTTATCCCCTAGTTTTTTTCCTGTTTGACCCACCATGAATTTTGTTCAGTATATCATTGAAACAGCTGTATACAGGACGCCTATACCGATGCAGATGGAGGCCCCCCTCGTGCAATAGTAGTGGTTGGGACAATTCGTCCGAATAAAAGCTGGCAGCATGGCGTTACTGCAAGCCCGGTTAAAAAACAAACCactgtaaaaaaaaaaacaaaacaattttttcaTGGCTACTGTATCAGCTCTCACCTAATTACCTCATTGAAAGGCTACAAATGCTGAAAAGAGAATTAATGTATGGAGAAAGCAGACAATGGCGGTGGGGGCAAACGATGGAACGTAACAGACACGTGGGCCAACCGAGTCGTCCTGCACTCACTGCAGCCGTGCGTACGCCATTCCCATCAATAATACCCATCGATCTATACATAATATAAATAGTCATTTCCCAAAATAATACGTAATCTAATCAACCAGCCTAAGAACACTGGTCATTTCATGCCTGTCGTGGGTCAATGTTTTTGTAATCTACCGACAATTAGGATTGTGGAAAAGGAAACAACGTGAGAGATAAAAGAGGATAAAACCATAGGAAAAAGGAGAGTGACAATGATTGCGTGGTGAAGGGGTGACACCTAGGTTAGCTCATTTGGTTTCTATTCTTGGTTTAGGTAGTCCAAGGTGTGATTGGGTGGTGAAGGGTGATGTCTGCTAAGTCAATTTTGATTGTTGCTTTACGTGGTCCAAGTTGTGATTAGGTGGTGAGGGGTTGATGTCTAGGTTAGCTCAATCAAAATTGTTGTTTTAGGTAGTTTAAGTTGTGATTGTGTGGTGAGGGGTGATGTTTGGGTTAGATCACTTGGTTTCGATTATCGTTTTAGGTAGTTCAATATGTGATTGTGTGATGAGGGTTGATGTTTGGTTCACTTGATTTCAATTGTCATCTTGGGTACTCTAAGTTGTGATTGGGTGGTGGAGGATAACGTTTGGGTTCGTTCACTTGGTTTCGATTATTGTTTTAGGTAGTCTAAGTTGTGATTAGGCGACATTTTGGTTAGCTCATTTGGTTTTGATTCTTGTTTTAGATAGTAAAGGGTGTGATTGGTTGGTGAAAGGTGACATCTAGGTTAGCTCACTCGGTTTCAATTATCGAGTCTAAGTTGTGATTGGGTATTGAGGGGTAACATTTGGGTTAGCTCACTCGGTTTCAATTGTTGTTTAAAGTAGTCCAGGTTGTGATTGTGTGGTGCAAAGTGATATTTGGGTTAGATCATTCGGTTTCGATTATCATTTTAGGTAGTCCAATTTATGATTGTGTGGTGAGGGGTGACGTTCAGGTTAGTTCACTCTATTTTGATTGTCATCTTAAGTAGTCCAAGTTGTGATTGTATGGTGAGGGATGACGTTTGGGTTGGATCACTTGATTTTAATTGTTATTTTAGGTAGTCCAATTTGTGATTTATGTGGTGAGGAGTGATGTCTAGGTTAGTATGTGCTTGGTTTCGATTGTTGTTTTATGTAGTCCAAGTTGTGATTGGATGGTCGTTTGGGTTAGATCACTCGATTTTGATTATCTTTTAAGGTAGTTCAGGTTGTGAATGGGGGTGAGGGGTGATGTTTGGGTTAGCTCACTCGATTTCAATTACCATTTCAGGTAATCTAGGTTGTGATTATGCGGTGAGGGGTGACACCTGGGTTAGTTTACTCGATTTCGATTATCATTTTAAGTAGTCCAAATTGTGATTTTGTGGTGAGGGGTGGCATCTAGGTTAGCTCACTTGGTTTTGATCGTCAGTTATGATTGTATGGTGAGGGTGATGCGCAGATTAGCTCACTTGGTTTTGATTATCATTTTAGGTAGTCCATGTTGTAATTATGTGGTGCTCGAGGAGGTGCCTAGGTTAGCTCACTTGATTTCAATAATTGTTTTAGGCAGTTCAGATTGTGATTTGTGTGAGGAGTGGTGATATTTAGGTTAGCTCACTTGGTTCCAATTATCATTTTAGGTAGTCCAGGTTGTGATTGTGTGGTTAGGTGTGACACGTAAGTTATCTTACTCGGTTTCAATTATCATTTTAGGTGGTCCAGGGTTTCGGTTGAAGTCTTGATTCGTCTATGGTATGGATGAGAGTCCATTGCACATCGTTTGAGAGGCTATAAAAGGACTCACTTTGTAAAGAACTAAGTTTTGACTCACTACACTAAACTATTCATTTCTCtcagtaaaataaataaataaataattgtttgGTGAGAGGTCTATTGTACACCAttgagaaataaataaaattaaagctCTGAATAGTTAGACTAATCTACTGATTCCTCtcaatataaaaataaattgaTTAGTTAATTCATTTATAGTAATATTTAGTAGGCCTAAAAGCCAGCTGACGAATGAGCAAAAAGCGAAAGCTGGCTTTGATAGTGAAATGCCACAAATTAAAATTTAGGTTTAAATTTGTCCTTTATGGAAAAGACTTTGTAATATGCCCCACGAAACAAAACATGTGATCATGTGGGAGTGCAGCTTACCCGTGTATGTAAATCCATTGCCTTGCCGACAcattttaattataattaaatgtGTCCACGTGAGCTACATCTTCCAAATCAACCGTTCCTTTTATGCCACCCTCTCCTTCTCATTTACTATATGATTTGTCTCACATATTTGTAAGGGTGAAAATTACATACATTCCATTTATCATTTTagcttatattatatttttatataataagtgtgtaaatggtatattttttcaaaaatggtgTGGGTGACTTTTATATTTATAGAAATgatcattaaattttttaaatttaaaattaagtttgTTGATTTTCTTTCTATTTAATTATTGTGTGTCAATTTAATGTTTGAAAGATTTATTTGACATTTGGGGAGatattaaatgattaatttttaattgatttaaaatatcaagaaattaattgaaaatgtTCTTTTTGTACATATCGTGGATGTAAAAAACTCATTTATTgattgaaaaacaacatcaacattTTTGTACATACTACTTAACTACTTGTTGTCCTTGATCTTAACAGATTTGTTATTTGTAGATTTTATTGTGTGTGAGTTTTTGTGTCAACGTTTCGTATCACTCTCTATTATCTATCATTGGGACGAAAGAGTGCATAAGGAGAAGGAGAGTGCTAAAAAGTCCTAAATTTTGTTCCAAGTCATTGACTTGACATTCTTTTGAGACTCAATATCCCTTCAAGGGTCTGGCACAAAGTAGGAACTACCCTTGTCACATAGGACTCCTAAGCACATAGACCAGGTTTTTTATGCAAAGATCAATCTAAGAGGTTCAAGGAAAACCAAAAGTGAATATTTCAAAAATCGACAAAGATTTCCAAgggtttaatttaaatttatttgattttataATCACATAAATGACCTTGACGCAAAAAATGATAATTTATAATGCATGTATCTAACTAGCCCTAGATTCCTACAAAATTAACAAATTCCCTGTGGCATCTATGGAGTCTTGAGCCAAGACCTAAATACACTACACTCACTATATTGATTCTATGATTACATAAATGACCTTGAcctaaattataataaatttaaatgcATGTATCTGACAAGTCATAAATTCCTACAACATTAACAAATTCCCTATGACGTCTACTAGAATTTTATTCCACGTTGATCCTgcatgtgtgaaaagtggactaagaatctgtatctacaagacacaacacttcaataaagtcattacatgcatggttagtcagatataatcaatgaataacaaaccataacaaatcgacccattgccttctaaaagatgtgagtataaaattgctctcagattatttagcaataccagtgactaaacAGCATCAAGACgaagaatttaatctatatgagcatgatgaatgctagatggatgcaatattgatctaacaagatttaagcaataaatgagctaaatgatttaaatatgcatgcaatatgtgaaataactaatatgcaatgaacctagagcaaaactaacataataacaatacattctctagcctccttttgaatgagagatgaacttgaatttatagaaaattcagaaagaaaccaacggctaagatcaactgatgatgagcgatcaagattttccaagaggaagcacaatccaggtgaattgatatgattggatgcttttatcaattttaaaggaagttgaattaaatttaagattaaaatcagggaaaaactgatttattctctatttcattcaattttaatatttaattgttttaattgctttctttgagattatctatcgatttttaatttgttttttttttcaagattatctccaattgatttcttttctcaaatttttaattcttttttggtcaattaattcatttttctgatttatttccattttcgaagatttgtgctcaactgatttatttaactaaaattaattcctctttcttgatttgatggcaaattgattaatttaattaaatatgcaaaagatatttaattaaaataaataagataatgatTTCTGGTTCTCTTTCATTAGGTCCTCTACTAACGATTAACTGCATAATGATATCTAGATTATTACTTgtagttttaatttatttatttagtaagATTAGGTAGATGTCACTAATGTTTATAAATAAGATTacatgtatttttgtatttttatcttACCAGTATGTATCCCACTCCTTTATGGTCTGTTTAGGATGATTATTTATGCTCTAAATTGCTAACCATGATTTCTAATGAGGCACTCTCGGAACAAGGTCTCACTGCCTAAGGTAAATTTATTCTTAAAGTTGATAAGTTGACCATTGGTTGTCAAGGAAAGTGTTATGCATTTCAAGAGGAAGGACTCAACTCGGCACCAAGTATAAGCTCCCTTTGAAGTTATAGGACCGCAGAATGATATCTCAAAATGTAATCAAAATTGTAACTATCATGGTCATTATAATTTGTAAATGGTTAATTGTTAATTTTTTCGATAGTGGGTATGCCCACGGACCTATGTATTTATGAAATCTCGACAAAGCTCGAGTCGTGGGAATGCCCACGTATATTTCTATATCAGGTATAGGACTTTTGTCCCGGGCAAGGCTGGAGGTTTTCTCAATCACACTCTTTCCTACCAGCGCCCACAGCGAGTGGGGTTATActgtaaaaattatttttaatattaataaaattttggcttcggccttttaccgatcaaaaataaataaataaataaataaataaataaataaataaataaataagataattgtttaaaatgatttacttggaatgatttaattaattaaatataaatatttaattaacattggttgattaatttgccatgtgacatttgatgatttaaagaattaattgtgtgctcaagatttatttaattgcctttggttaggaccttgatgatgttgtcgagattagtgacccatggtttagatgaccatttttagggtattacatttgcccctctttgaattaatgtgtgagcaacgcgttagttcaaagaaaatttgatgtctaggagacgctagttctgaacttgattgatcacgaactagatgaaagcgaggtgtttagcttgattcaaagtgacaaagctgaatgaagtctggtTAAAGCGATACCgttctcgaacttgattgaactaggaacgatagaaaacaaaagataccgaacttgaacttgattgatcaagaagtggatcttactgatctagaacttgattgatctagacacagtgagtgatgataaaaaaatcgatcttgaacttgattgatcaagacacgatgaagataaactgtcccgcttgatcaagaaatgaatactgaacacttgcttagatttagcgtgatcaaagaaactccttaacgttaagagattgattcagataaaaaataaatatcagtttgatatgaagcgatgaaactaatatgcccctagaaattgattcaattcagaaatctcaacttgatataaagcgatgaagttgagatgcccctagcgatgaggtcttatttgattgattttagttgaaaaagatttttgcttgacttttgatgaagatttgaaaattttctcgacattcgaagatgtgaggtcataaggtcacaagtatgccccctcgggagcgaaatcgaaagatagcgagggtacataacgataggcaatttttagcgatggtaagttgtttgagcacaaattaagggtgaattcacaatactggttcccactttttgaccaactttggcacttagatgaacatgttacaaaaaaccttcactttccgacacctataacttttaaaccattaagaatttaaagatgatgtaaactagtgatttgtaacatcttttttgtagattctaaatatagttttttcaattttttttgaataaaattttattgatttttccatctccctcaaaagtagttttttacagcaaacaaattttttttaagagtgatgtgcatcccgaaacatataactttttttctataaatgataaaaacttatctcttttaaattttggtttgtaacatcaatacccagggcatgcagttggtttgatagtgatatgttgaatattttttattttattaagttttgaagtctgactaattataatttagatataggtgtacgtttgaacacataacttgttctatatatatcaaaattcagttttatttttttggttaaaaagaagacatcaatacctagtgcatagatattttttagaattttttagaattagtttactatttttcccaatgcattgaacaaagaagttcatgttcagtgaaaaacctacattcataaaaaataaaataaaaatatattaatgaaattaaatatattaaaaattatactatttggaa from Cryptomeria japonica chromosome 3, Sugi_1.0, whole genome shotgun sequence harbors:
- the LOC131070782 gene encoding GATA transcription factor 4 is translated as MSMEFNVPSCFGDLPSLASPLGWGAETIDLSSFGDVFRIEDLSEFSNEEIAGPIPSEPTLSSASSETVPQHGIWTSSFPSEDFTLCPPLYEGTGLEWMSGFVEDSFTGRSNLGSFADSSNITDEKQIAEPEPEAGGRMNWNPLDLKKERAVPGRARSKRSRAGSFRGWSYEDHRNGQAEESVKVRRAEGGAQVQQPRRCTHCLSQRTPQWRAGPLGPKTLCNACGVRFKSGRLYPEYRPAKSPTFVNSIHSNSHKKVLEMRSDFNGGQQQQQQPPLKVKIKISTSSPGLDELSSGSN